AAacaaattaagaacaaaaagggAAAGACATTTTTCATTATATACATAAGCTTCATTTCAAGATTTTAATCCTACATATTATTTATCAGACAACACAAAGTGATTggagaaaagaagaaatgaaatcaTAAGATCAAACTACAAGCAATTCTACTTGGCCTACCACTTGGCTGATACCAAGCATATTTACATCAGTTCTTCATCCTACCCTCACTCCCAAACACTAAAAACACTCATCCTCTTCATCCATATATATCATCAAACCATAACACTATCCTAGCAAACCCTTCATTCCCGGAAAACCTATAAAAGCCTTATTCTTCATTCTATAGTCACTCTCTATCAGAACAAAGTATATAAGCTCAACTTCAAAACTGGCACGACGTACCAAGCCTCTGCCTCTGTCTTTGACCTAAGGTTATGGATTTCCTCCTCGCAAATGCCGGATACAGCAGATCTACAAACTTCTCCAGAAACATAGTCCATTCATCCTCAGTCATATCAACCAACTTCACAAAGCTTATGCTTGCAGGAAGCTGCTCATTGGCACTCCTATGACCAGATGATGTATTTGCAAAATAGGCATCAGTATCGGATTTCCCTCCAAAGTATGTCTGATGTTTCTGGCTTGCCTCGCTTAGCATGGTGTTCTTCAGTGACACAGAAAGTTTTGAAACGGGTGGGATATTTCCATCATGGGTAGGATTGGCAGGACCTTCGGGATATTCGCCATCACTGCCCTCTTCTCCCTCTTCAATGCTCTCATCCAGTTTTGAGAGGGGGCTGCGAGCATACCCATTCCCAAAAATGGGTTTAGGTGATCTTGTTAAAGGATCATCCATGGCCATCTTTGGATTGAAATCAGACCCAGCTTCATCACAGTCTATATCAAACTGGAAGTAGTCTTCTCCCAAGTCAGTCCTCGGGGAGGGAGACAGTTCTTCCCTCTCCACCAGCATCTTCCTTGCCTCCAAACAAACAACCTCCAACTCACTGGGTTCCTCCTCACCACTGCGAAATTCCCTAGTCATCATCTCACCAATTTCAGCAAGACACAGACCAAAAGCAGCTGCTTCCTTGAGGAAAATGGTGCAGAGTACTAAGACCCGAAGACACGCCTCTCGGATCATGGGAAGTTCAGCACGTAACATGTCACAATCTTGAGCAGGATCCAGCTTCGCAATGTAAGATAGTTCGTCCTCAGAGAAAGGAATTGAAGCCTGAGGCCAATGAATCCATTCAAAATAAGGATCCTCCAAAGCTTCTGGTAGGCAAAGACCATGATCAATGGGAATTAAATCTACTTGATCAAAACTCCCAAGCTTTCTAACTAACAAATTGCCAGCATGCCTATCTGTGTTAAGAATCCTAATGTCTAATATCCCTATACGGTGCACAGCAGCGACTGGGAAGCTTGATGTCCCGTGGTCGCTTGCATCATAGTCATGAGGTATGAACTGCTGGAAAGAGGCAATCTTGCTAACCAGCTTTTTCCTTTGTGTGTTGTTCCCATTGACCCCATCATTGACGTTAAAAATTGAGTGAGTTATCTTCACCAAGGCAGTGGGAGGCACATTTGCAAAATGTTCATAGTCAAGAAGATAAGCAGCAACCTCCCTGAACCCTGTTTCCCCCACCCGAACCGAGCGCTTCAGACCTGGTTGTCC
The genomic region above belongs to Arachis duranensis cultivar V14167 unplaced genomic scaffold, aradu.V14167.gnm2.J7QH unplaced_Scaffold_165934, whole genome shotgun sequence and contains:
- the LOC127743896 gene encoding phosphatidylinositol 4-kinase gamma 5, which produces MSSKLDSPIQTQMAVAVMRSPLSTEYRGGNKSIEGEKQPAGRRRVFVQTDTGCVLSMELDRGDNAHTVKRRLQVALNVPTEQSSLTFGDLVLKNDLSAVRKDSPLLLTRNLIHRSSSTPCLSPTGRDMQQRDKSGIIEILGQSNHLNRMKDMVKDIVKAIKMGADPIPVHSGLGGAYYFLNSRGENAAIVKPTDEEPFAPNNPKGFVGKALGQPGLKRSVRVGETGFREVAAYLLDYEHFANVPPTALVKITHSIFNVNDGVNGNNTQRKKLVSKIASFQQFIPHDYDASDHGTSSFPVAAVHRIGILDIRILNTDRHAGNLLVRKLGSFDQVDLIPIDHGLCLPEALEDPYFEWIHWPQASIPFSEDELSYIAKLDPAQDCDMLRAELPMIREACLRVLVLCTIFLKEAAAFGLCLAEIGEMMTREFRSGEEEPSELEVVCLEARKMLVEREELSPSPRTDLGEDYFQFDIDCDEAGSDFNPKMAMDDPLTRSPKPIFGNGYARSPLSKLDESIEEGEEGSDGEYPEGPANPTHDGNIPPVSKLSVSLKNTMLSEASQKHQTYFGGKSDTDAYFANTSSGHRSANEQLPASISFVKLVDMTEDEWTMFLEKFVDLLYPAFARRKSITLGQRQRQRLGTSCQF